The following proteins are co-located in the Maridesulfovibrio sp. genome:
- a CDS encoding P-II family nitrogen regulator — protein MKLIITYIRPECLTPVKQALYAKGIYSMSVTNILGSGRGAGFTETYRGVVMEVNLLKKVRIEIGLDESKLEGALDAIKTGAQTGKEGDGVIFVQDLTRTIRIRTGEESL, from the coding sequence ATGAAACTCATCATCACATACATCAGGCCCGAATGCCTTACCCCGGTAAAACAGGCCCTCTACGCCAAAGGCATCTACTCCATGTCGGTAACCAACATCCTCGGTTCCGGCCGGGGGGCAGGATTCACCGAAACATACCGCGGGGTAGTTATGGAAGTTAACCTGCTTAAAAAGGTCCGTATCGAAATAGGTCTGGACGAATCAAAACTCGAAGGAGCACTGGATGCCATTAAGACCGGTGCTCAGACAGGCAAGGAAGGTGACGGTGTCATCTTTGTTCAGGATCTTACCCGGACCATCAGAATCAGAACAGGCGAAGAATCACTTTAA
- a CDS encoding ammonium transporter, with product MTTKRSMAGRKIPALATLMLLAAPSAAFAAEEAMSQTYGNILWTLLAAILVFFMQAGFACVEAGFTRAKSAGNILMKNFLDFAAGSIIFFLLGFGLMFGIDAGGFIGTSGFSLAGIGLTTPDGQWTITFWFFQSVFAATAATIVSGGIAERTKFSSYILVTCIVTGLIYPISGHWAWGSLWLGDSGAGWLEGLGFMDFAGSTVVHSVGGWIALAGAMILGPRIGKYTADGKAKAIPGHNIPLASLGVFILWFGWFGFNPGSTTTADGSIGLIAVTTSLSACAGTLGAMFTSWFKYGKPDISMTCNGALAGLVGITAPCATVTPAASIIIGLIAGILVVLSIEFIDKVLKIDDPVGAVSVHGVCGAWGTLACGLFTSPALNDGTGGLFYGGGFGILTTQIIGIVVCFIWAFGMGYLAFSVAKAVMGVRVTAEEEMKGLDISEHGMESYNGFQIFSNE from the coding sequence ATGACTACCAAACGTTCAATGGCAGGCCGCAAAATTCCGGCCCTCGCAACTCTCATGCTCCTGGCAGCACCTTCCGCGGCATTCGCAGCAGAAGAAGCCATGTCCCAGACTTACGGCAACATTCTCTGGACCCTTCTCGCGGCGATCCTCGTATTTTTCATGCAGGCAGGCTTTGCATGCGTCGAAGCAGGATTCACCCGCGCAAAGAGTGCAGGCAACATCCTGATGAAAAACTTTCTCGACTTTGCAGCCGGATCAATCATCTTCTTCCTGCTCGGCTTCGGCCTTATGTTCGGAATTGATGCCGGCGGCTTTATCGGCACATCCGGATTTTCACTTGCAGGAATAGGACTCACTACCCCGGATGGACAGTGGACTATCACTTTCTGGTTCTTCCAGTCTGTATTTGCGGCAACCGCTGCCACTATCGTATCCGGCGGTATTGCTGAACGCACCAAATTCAGCAGCTACATCCTTGTCACCTGTATCGTAACCGGACTTATCTATCCTATCTCCGGACACTGGGCCTGGGGCTCTCTCTGGCTCGGAGACTCAGGGGCTGGCTGGCTTGAAGGCTTGGGATTCATGGACTTTGCAGGATCTACCGTAGTTCACTCGGTAGGTGGATGGATCGCTCTGGCCGGTGCCATGATCCTCGGCCCCCGTATCGGTAAATACACCGCAGACGGCAAAGCAAAAGCTATTCCCGGCCACAACATTCCGCTGGCATCCCTCGGTGTATTTATCCTCTGGTTCGGCTGGTTCGGATTCAACCCCGGTTCCACCACAACCGCAGACGGTTCTATCGGCCTCATCGCAGTAACTACCAGCCTCTCCGCCTGTGCGGGAACCCTCGGTGCAATGTTCACCTCATGGTTCAAATACGGCAAGCCCGATATCTCCATGACTTGTAACGGTGCCTTGGCAGGACTGGTCGGTATTACCGCTCCCTGTGCAACAGTAACTCCCGCAGCTTCCATTATCATCGGGCTTATCGCTGGCATACTGGTAGTTCTCTCTATCGAGTTCATTGATAAAGTGCTGAAAATCGACGACCCGGTTGGTGCGGTTTCCGTGCACGGTGTATGCGGTGCCTGGGGAACTCTGGCCTGCGGCCTGTTCACCTCTCCCGCACTTAACGACGGTACTGGTGGCCTCTTCTACGGCGGTGGATTCGGAATTCTTACCACTCAGATTATCGGTATCGTAGTATGCTTTATCTGGGCATTCGGAATGGGTTACCTCGCATTCTCCGTCGCCAAGGCTGTAATGGGCGTCAGGGTTACCGCGGAAGAAGAAATGAAGGGTCTCGACATCAGCGAGCACGGCATGGAATCCTACAACGGTTTCCAGATCTTCTCCAACGAATAG
- a CDS encoding 2-amino-3,7-dideoxy-D-threo-hept-6-ulosonate synthase, whose product MQIGKSVRMERIVNRNTGRTIVVPMDHGISVGPLKGLRSMRRAVNDMVKGGANAVLMHKGLVRCSHREEGGDVGLIVHLSASTCLSPLPNKKTLVGTVEDALRLGADAVSVHVNLGDEAEAQMLSDLGEVASAATSWGVPVLAMVYARGPQIKDEFDPAVVAHCARAGEELGADIVKVPYTGDVETFKDVVEGCCIPVVIAGGPKLDSTRDFLQMVADSIEAGGAGLSVGRNVFQHENRVKLVEALHMIVHEDETVDNALAHIGE is encoded by the coding sequence ATGCAGATTGGAAAAAGCGTAAGAATGGAACGGATAGTAAACCGTAATACAGGCCGGACCATCGTTGTTCCCATGGACCACGGTATAAGTGTCGGACCGCTGAAAGGACTTCGTTCCATGCGCAGGGCGGTTAACGATATGGTCAAGGGAGGAGCCAATGCCGTGCTCATGCACAAAGGTCTTGTCCGCTGCTCCCACCGTGAAGAGGGCGGCGACGTCGGCCTCATCGTTCATCTCTCCGCCTCCACTTGCCTTTCACCCCTCCCCAATAAAAAAACTCTCGTCGGTACTGTTGAAGACGCACTTCGCCTCGGTGCGGATGCTGTTTCCGTTCACGTTAATCTCGGTGATGAAGCTGAAGCGCAGATGCTTTCCGATCTCGGCGAAGTTGCTTCCGCTGCCACCAGCTGGGGTGTTCCGGTTCTGGCAATGGTTTACGCCCGCGGTCCTCAGATCAAAGATGAATTCGATCCCGCAGTTGTGGCTCATTGCGCCCGCGCAGGTGAAGAACTCGGCGCTGATATCGTAAAAGTCCCCTACACCGGTGACGTTGAAACTTTCAAAGACGTGGTTGAAGGCTGCTGCATCCCGGTAGTAATTGCCGGAGGCCCCAAGCTTGATTCCACCCGCGATTTCCTGCAGATGGTAGCAGATTCCATCGAAGCAGGCGGTGCAGGTCTTTCCGTTGGCCGTAATGTCTTCCAGCATGAAAACCGCGTCAAACTCGTAGAAGCCCTGCACATGATTGTTCACGAAGATGAAACTGTAGATAACGCTCTCGCGCACATCGGCGAATAG
- a CDS encoding 3-dehydroquinate synthase II family protein — protein MKKIIFKAIPFDKKLLSLALESGVDAILTSPEDKETVESLGRVSVITPEEMPCVAINEKADEAVAVDLDKKGKSVCLAAGWEIIPVENLLAQIDSLALEAESLDRARLAASVMERGADSIVVTPEGAADLKQIVAELKLSQGKMELQKATVTSIESAGLAHRVCVDTTSKLKKGQGILTGNSSAFTFLVHAETESNPYVAARPFRVNAGAVHAYAILPGDKTTYLEELRSGSEVLVVDKSGETSVAVVGRSKLEVRPMLLITAEVQTPEGPVSGKVFLQNAETIRVVSGDGEPVSVVTLKEGDEVLCRIDVAGRHFGMRIKEEISED, from the coding sequence ATGAAAAAGATTATATTCAAAGCGATCCCTTTCGATAAAAAACTTCTCAGCCTTGCACTCGAGTCCGGAGTGGATGCCATCCTCACTTCTCCGGAAGACAAGGAAACCGTTGAATCCCTTGGGCGCGTATCTGTCATTACTCCGGAAGAAATGCCTTGTGTAGCTATTAACGAAAAGGCTGATGAAGCCGTTGCTGTCGATCTTGACAAAAAAGGCAAAAGCGTTTGTCTCGCCGCAGGCTGGGAGATTATCCCGGTTGAAAACCTGCTTGCCCAGATTGATTCACTCGCTCTTGAAGCTGAATCTCTTGACCGGGCAAGGCTTGCTGCATCCGTCATGGAGCGTGGTGCCGATTCAATTGTAGTCACTCCCGAAGGTGCTGCCGATCTCAAGCAGATCGTAGCTGAACTGAAACTCTCGCAGGGCAAGATGGAACTCCAGAAAGCAACCGTAACCAGCATTGAATCCGCAGGTCTGGCCCACAGGGTCTGTGTGGATACCACTTCCAAACTCAAGAAAGGACAGGGAATCCTTACCGGAAATTCTTCCGCTTTCACATTTCTTGTGCATGCTGAAACCGAATCCAACCCTTACGTTGCCGCGCGTCCTTTTCGGGTGAACGCCGGGGCTGTTCATGCCTACGCCATCCTTCCCGGTGACAAGACCACTTATCTTGAAGAACTCCGTTCCGGTTCCGAAGTACTGGTTGTGGATAAAAGCGGTGAGACTTCCGTGGCTGTTGTCGGACGCAGCAAACTTGAAGTTCGTCCCATGTTGCTGATTACCGCCGAGGTCCAGACTCCGGAAGGTCCGGTTTCCGGCAAGGTTTTTCTCCAGAACGCAGAGACCATCAGAGTTGTAAGCGGTGACGGTGAACCTGTAAGTGTGGTAACATTGAAAGAAGGCGACGAAGTTCTTTGCCGTATTGATGTAGCTGGCCGACATTTCGGCATGCGCATCAAAGAAGAAATTTCAGAGGATTAA
- the pheA gene encoding prephenate dehydratase: MSQSSKKNLGDLRVEIDSLDSEILELLNKRAAASLAVGAIKAGSSDQIFKPFREQEVLRGLIKRNPGTLPPEHLEAIYREIISSSRRLQRPERVVYLGPEGTFSYFAGLQHMGRQADLLPKNNFEDIFVAVSKGEADLGIIPLENSLKGTVGQNVDLFMRYPVFIQAELYHRISHGLMTKGADISEIKTVYSHSKALEQCTGWLRANMPGAELVSVESTAKAAQMVAESDGPVAAVGHVKLANLFGLHVTAEAIEDLPDNWTRFLIIGPKPGQEGKRDKTSLLFTTPDRPGALVEVLNELSGHDINMTKLESRPALGEKWKYMFFVDLQGDLGAEEHASLIDDLKARCLTFKILGSYPAGSQDGSKI; this comes from the coding sequence ATGTCACAGTCCAGCAAAAAAAATCTTGGCGATCTGCGGGTGGAAATCGATTCCCTCGACAGTGAAATTCTGGAGCTTCTCAACAAGCGTGCCGCTGCGTCTCTCGCAGTTGGAGCAATCAAGGCCGGATCATCTGATCAGATTTTTAAGCCTTTCCGGGAGCAGGAAGTATTGCGCGGTCTAATTAAGCGCAATCCCGGAACTCTCCCCCCTGAGCACCTTGAAGCAATTTATCGCGAAATTATTTCTTCCTCCCGCAGGCTGCAAAGGCCTGAGCGAGTGGTCTATCTAGGCCCCGAAGGGACATTTTCATATTTTGCCGGGCTACAGCACATGGGACGTCAGGCTGACCTGCTTCCCAAAAACAATTTTGAAGATATTTTTGTGGCCGTTTCCAAGGGCGAAGCCGACCTCGGCATTATCCCCCTTGAAAATTCGCTCAAGGGAACGGTCGGGCAGAACGTTGATCTGTTTATGCGCTACCCGGTTTTCATTCAGGCCGAGCTGTATCATCGCATCAGCCACGGACTTATGACCAAGGGTGCCGACATCAGCGAGATCAAAACGGTCTACTCACACTCCAAGGCACTTGAGCAATGCACCGGCTGGCTTCGTGCCAATATGCCCGGTGCAGAGCTCGTGTCTGTGGAATCCACTGCCAAGGCCGCACAGATGGTCGCTGAAAGCGATGGACCTGTTGCCGCTGTAGGGCACGTAAAGCTGGCAAATCTTTTCGGTCTGCACGTAACTGCTGAAGCCATTGAAGACCTGCCCGATAACTGGACCCGCTTCCTGATTATCGGACCCAAGCCCGGACAGGAAGGTAAGCGCGACAAGACTTCGCTGCTTTTCACCACCCCGGACCGTCCCGGTGCACTTGTGGAAGTCCTTAACGAGCTTTCCGGTCATGATATAAACATGACCAAGCTTGAATCACGCCCAGCTCTAGGTGAAAAGTGGAAGTATATGTTTTTCGTTGACCTGCAAGGTGATCTCGGAGCCGAAGAACACGCTTCGCTGATTGACGACCTGAAAGCTCGTTGCCTGACATTCAAGATTCTGGGTAGCTATCCTGCAGGTTCTCAAGACGGCAGTAAAATTTAA
- the aroA gene encoding 3-phosphoshikimate 1-carboxyvinyltransferase, with product MTSENVIVIKAPSSKSLSHRALIAGALSEGTTVVLDPLDSNDINRTMDCLTTMGAQFNIDGTATTVTGMDGGPRGGAKEPAVLEMRDSGTTCRLITALAGAGKGLFRVQGTPRMHDRPIGALTSALESQGTKVTFSDKKGYPPVTLEASGFKGKQMDISLEESSQYLSGLLLGAPLADETTIINVIGEKAVSWPYVALTLNVMEDFRVKFEVQAKKNGVWKKTNWRKVEKVVPGEIRFVVEPSKFDRDEYRVEGDWSNASYFLAAGAVGNNPVKIEGMNVNSLQGDRAIMYILESMGAKIESDDHSVTVYPSKLHGVEVDMSKCPDLVPTVAVAAAFADSPTTITNVAHLRIKECDRLEASAAEVMRAGGKAEITDDSITIIPAPLKKGERIVFDTYDDHRLAMCTAIFAMAGIESIPAEPGCVAKSFPGFWDEWEKVKKGNGC from the coding sequence ATGACTTCTGAAAATGTAATCGTAATTAAAGCTCCTTCGTCCAAGTCGCTTTCGCACCGCGCACTAATCGCAGGAGCATTGTCTGAGGGAACTACTGTTGTTCTTGATCCTCTCGACAGTAACGATATCAACCGGACCATGGATTGCCTGACCACCATGGGTGCGCAGTTCAATATTGATGGAACAGCCACTACCGTGACCGGTATGGACGGTGGGCCCCGTGGCGGTGCCAAGGAACCTGCTGTTCTGGAAATGCGTGACTCCGGCACCACCTGCCGCTTGATTACTGCTTTGGCCGGCGCAGGTAAGGGGCTTTTCAGGGTGCAGGGTACACCGCGTATGCATGACCGGCCCATCGGTGCCTTGACCAGCGCACTGGAATCACAGGGCACCAAGGTTACTTTCTCCGATAAGAAGGGGTACCCTCCGGTGACTCTTGAGGCGTCCGGCTTCAAAGGTAAGCAAATGGATATTTCCCTTGAGGAATCCAGCCAGTACCTTTCCGGATTGCTGCTTGGCGCACCGCTTGCCGATGAAACCACCATCATTAACGTGATCGGCGAGAAAGCTGTTTCATGGCCTTACGTGGCTCTGACCCTCAATGTAATGGAAGATTTCAGAGTAAAGTTTGAGGTTCAGGCCAAGAAAAACGGTGTATGGAAAAAGACAAACTGGAGAAAAGTCGAGAAGGTTGTTCCCGGCGAGATCCGTTTTGTTGTTGAGCCTTCCAAGTTTGACCGCGATGAATACCGCGTCGAAGGTGACTGGTCGAACGCTTCCTACTTCCTCGCTGCCGGGGCTGTAGGTAACAATCCTGTTAAAATTGAAGGAATGAACGTAAATTCCCTTCAAGGCGACCGGGCAATCATGTACATCCTTGAATCCATGGGCGCGAAGATCGAAAGTGATGATCACAGCGTAACTGTTTACCCCTCCAAGCTGCACGGCGTAGAGGTGGACATGAGCAAGTGTCCTGATCTGGTGCCTACTGTGGCAGTAGCTGCCGCTTTTGCGGACAGCCCGACCACCATCACCAATGTCGCTCACCTGCGCATCAAGGAATGTGACCGCCTCGAAGCAAGTGCTGCCGAAGTAATGCGCGCAGGCGGTAAGGCCGAGATTACCGACGATTCCATTACCATTATCCCGGCACCTCTCAAGAAGGGCGAACGTATAGTCTTCGATACCTATGACGATCACCGCCTTGCCATGTGTACTGCGATTTTCGCCATGGCAGGTATTGAATCAATTCCGGCTGAACCCGGTTGCGTTGCAAAATCTTTCCCCGGTTTCTGGGATGAATGGGAAAAAGTTAAAAAAGGAAACGGTTGTTAG
- a CDS encoding prephenate dehydrogenase/arogenate dehydrogenase family protein, producing MECEFEKIHSVAIIGSRGQMGGFLALTAERAGMMVYRFDTPLDEEKMARRLPDTDLVILCIPVTVMDEVLPVVIPHMKKGAILSDVGSVKGRPVQQMLRAYDGPVVGTHPLFGPVIPADFDPTVALVAEREEDRPAMLAVKDFFERLNFGAFESSVEEHDKAMAMIQALNFSSTIAFLACSREIPNIKKFVTPSFKRRLESARKMVTQDSDLFGTITDANQYSQEATRLFRSFLSLAAAGDMDLLADRASWWWRDNNT from the coding sequence ATGGAGTGCGAGTTTGAGAAAATACATAGCGTAGCCATCATCGGGTCCCGGGGCCAGATGGGGGGCTTCCTCGCGCTCACTGCCGAACGGGCCGGAATGATGGTCTACCGTTTTGACACTCCGCTCGACGAGGAAAAGATGGCCCGCCGTCTGCCGGATACCGATCTGGTTATCCTGTGCATTCCGGTAACGGTCATGGACGAGGTCCTGCCCGTGGTTATCCCGCACATGAAAAAGGGGGCGATCCTTTCAGATGTAGGTTCGGTCAAAGGCCGTCCGGTACAGCAGATGCTTCGTGCCTATGATGGTCCCGTGGTAGGCACTCATCCTCTGTTTGGACCGGTGATTCCTGCTGATTTTGATCCAACAGTGGCTCTTGTTGCCGAGCGCGAAGAAGACCGTCCTGCCATGCTGGCTGTGAAGGATTTTTTTGAACGCCTCAATTTCGGTGCCTTCGAATCTTCTGTTGAAGAGCACGATAAAGCCATGGCTATGATTCAGGCCCTGAACTTCAGTTCCACAATTGCATTTCTGGCCTGTTCCCGGGAAATTCCCAATATTAAAAAATTTGTGACCCCGTCTTTCAAGCGCAGACTCGAATCCGCTCGTAAGATGGTCACTCAGGACAGCGATCTATTCGGTACTATTACTGATGCCAACCAGTACAGTCAGGAAGCGACTCGTCTGTTCCGTTCTTTCCTATCTTTGGCTGCCGCAGGTGATATGGACCTGCTTGCAGACCGTGCTTCTTGGTGGTGGCGTGACAACAATACCTAG
- a CDS encoding anthranilate synthase component I family protein, with the protein MKIELTQYGKWLPADTQTPISLYLGLVGDAPGILLESAEVDGRLGRYSLIAWDFRLKLTPVRGKLSVECADSRLAGLATYSGMDFLEGMRAVMKALHLNAQPELGELPPFTRGLYGTLGYGIAGMLEPKLKDKLPADDAEVRLALPGRVVLFDHLKHSCCFLSLDKDDAPDFTPPVFGAVCEPTKVGDPVAVPGKEKYMEGVKKVKDLIAEGECIQVVLSTRFSAPFSGDSFDLYRRLRQANPSPFMFYMKFSREEILLGSSPELMARCDKGRLEVRPIAGTRPRGKDAAGDRKYAEELLADPKEIAEHVMLVDLGRNDLGRIAKPGTVTVEKFKQIEYFSHVMHITSYVEADLRDDHDAIDVLQATFPAGTLSGAPKIRAMEIISEIEEVPRGPYGGCIGFIGLDKDSVNLDTGITIRSMWIRDGKCHWQAGAGIVYDSDPEMEWKECNNKARVLKEILQSEGGDVFTRR; encoded by the coding sequence ATGAAGATTGAACTAACTCAGTATGGCAAATGGTTGCCTGCTGATACGCAGACCCCGATCAGTCTGTATCTAGGCTTGGTCGGTGATGCGCCGGGAATTCTATTGGAAAGTGCCGAGGTTGACGGACGACTTGGACGTTACAGCCTTATCGCTTGGGATTTCAGACTCAAGCTTACGCCTGTGCGCGGTAAGCTTTCCGTGGAATGCGCTGATTCAAGGCTTGCCGGATTGGCAACTTATTCGGGCATGGATTTTCTGGAGGGGATGCGTGCAGTCATGAAGGCTCTGCATCTGAATGCGCAGCCGGAACTTGGAGAGCTTCCTCCCTTCACCCGTGGCCTTTACGGAACACTTGGCTACGGTATTGCCGGAATGTTGGAGCCGAAGCTTAAAGACAAGCTGCCCGCTGATGATGCTGAGGTCCGTTTGGCTCTGCCCGGACGGGTTGTTCTCTTCGACCATCTCAAGCACAGCTGCTGCTTTCTTTCTCTGGATAAGGATGATGCTCCTGACTTTACACCGCCTGTTTTCGGTGCCGTGTGCGAGCCGACCAAGGTCGGTGATCCGGTAGCTGTTCCGGGCAAGGAAAAATATATGGAAGGGGTCAAGAAGGTTAAGGACCTCATTGCCGAGGGCGAGTGCATTCAGGTGGTGCTTTCCACCCGTTTTTCCGCTCCCTTCAGTGGCGATTCCTTTGATCTTTACCGCCGCCTGCGTCAGGCCAACCCCTCGCCGTTCATGTTCTATATGAAGTTCAGCCGCGAGGAAATCCTGCTCGGTTCTTCCCCTGAACTGATGGCCCGTTGCGATAAAGGGCGGCTGGAAGTTCGACCCATCGCTGGGACCCGGCCGCGAGGCAAGGATGCTGCCGGAGACCGCAAGTATGCCGAAGAGCTGCTCGCTGATCCGAAAGAAATCGCTGAACACGTCATGCTGGTCGATCTCGGCCGCAACGATCTTGGACGTATCGCCAAGCCCGGAACTGTGACCGTCGAGAAATTCAAGCAGATTGAATACTTCAGCCATGTCATGCACATCACTTCTTACGTGGAAGCAGATCTTCGTGATGATCACGATGCCATTGACGTGCTGCAGGCGACTTTCCCGGCGGGAACCCTTTCCGGTGCTCCGAAAATCAGGGCCATGGAAATCATCTCCGAAATCGAGGAAGTACCGCGCGGTCCTTACGGTGGCTGCATCGGGTTTATCGGTCTGGATAAGGATTCCGTGAACCTTGATACTGGTATCACTATTCGTTCCATGTGGATTCGCGACGGCAAGTGCCATTGGCAGGCCGGGGCCGGAATAGTTTATGATTCCGATCCTGAAATGGAATGGAAGGAATGCAACAACAAGGCAAGGGTTCTTAAGGAAATTCTGCAGTCGGAGGGCGGTGATGTTTTTACTCGTAGATAA
- a CDS encoding aminodeoxychorismate/anthranilate synthase component II translates to MFLLVDNFDSFTFNLVQAFQQLGADPLVLRNDREEILELAESGKLERVCLSPGPSNPENAGLSLEFLSRLPKEIPVLGVCLGHQTLGHFAGASVVRAGRIMHGKTSDVYHNNEGIFTGLDNPFNVCRYHSLVVNVDEAPDLLELTAWTDQDEVMGLRYKDRPWTGLQFHPESILTPDGPKLLKNFLDGNI, encoded by the coding sequence ATGTTTTTACTCGTAGATAATTTTGATTCCTTTACCTTCAATCTGGTGCAGGCGTTCCAGCAGCTTGGGGCTGATCCGCTGGTGTTGCGTAATGACCGTGAGGAAATCCTTGAGCTTGCAGAGTCCGGCAAACTGGAACGGGTCTGCCTTTCTCCCGGTCCCAGCAATCCGGAAAACGCAGGGCTGTCACTTGAATTCCTTTCCCGTCTGCCCAAGGAGATTCCGGTACTCGGCGTCTGCCTCGGTCACCAGACTTTAGGGCATTTTGCGGGGGCATCCGTAGTCCGCGCCGGACGGATCATGCACGGCAAGACTTCCGATGTTTATCACAACAATGAAGGCATTTTCACTGGTCTGGACAATCCTTTCAATGTCTGCCGTTATCATTCTCTGGTGGTCAATGTGGATGAAGCACCGGATCTGCTGGAGCTGACCGCATGGACAGATCAGGATGAAGTCATGGGCCTTCGCTACAAGGACCGCCCGTGGACAGGATTGCAGTTCCATCCCGAATCAATCCTGACCCCGGATGGACCGAAACTGCTGAAGAACTTCTTGGACGGAAATATTTAG
- the trpD gene encoding anthranilate phosphoribosyltransferase translates to MSQIISEALSALSSGQDLTTEQADAVFEELFSGEMTNAQAGALLMGLRSKGEKAVEVAAGVRAALREAKLIKGINSPCIDTCGTGGDGTNSFNCSTAVAIYLADMGYLVTKHGNRAVSSSCGSADVLEDLGVSLGTTVNEARDVLLRDKFVFMFAPNYHPAFGKIAPIRKELGIPTLFNLMGPLLNPARPTHQILGVGRPEIFRLMAEVLVLTNVEKAYVIHGAGNFDELTPFGVNDAILVENGELTEVKIDPADYDFAAAKPEDVAVKDRPEALETIRKVLAGTAPQAMLDMVALNLGAAISILDGVSLEEGMEKAKAKVAKGVDKEY, encoded by the coding sequence ATGTCACAGATAATAAGCGAAGCCCTGAGCGCACTTTCTTCCGGTCAGGACCTGACCACAGAACAGGCTGATGCGGTATTTGAAGAACTCTTTTCCGGTGAAATGACCAATGCTCAGGCGGGGGCGCTGCTTATGGGGCTGCGCTCTAAAGGTGAAAAAGCTGTTGAAGTTGCTGCCGGTGTACGCGCGGCCCTGCGTGAGGCCAAGCTGATCAAAGGCATCAACAGTCCGTGCATTGATACCTGTGGAACAGGCGGTGACGGTACCAACAGTTTCAACTGTTCTACTGCGGTGGCGATTTATCTTGCGGATATGGGCTATCTGGTTACCAAACACGGCAACCGGGCGGTTTCATCTTCCTGCGGTTCTGCGGATGTGCTGGAAGATTTGGGTGTTTCACTGGGAACTACAGTGAACGAAGCGCGTGATGTGCTGCTGCGGGATAAATTTGTGTTCATGTTTGCCCCGAATTACCACCCGGCCTTCGGAAAAATTGCTCCCATTCGTAAAGAACTTGGAATTCCGACCTTGTTTAACCTTATGGGCCCCCTGTTAAACCCCGCACGTCCCACCCATCAGATTCTGGGTGTGGGCAGACCGGAGATTTTTCGTCTCATGGCTGAAGTGCTGGTGCTGACCAATGTGGAAAAGGCTTATGTTATACATGGCGCAGGTAATTTTGATGAATTGACTCCGTTTGGTGTGAACGATGCGATTCTTGTTGAGAACGGTGAACTTACCGAAGTCAAGATTGATCCGGCTGATTACGATTTTGCAGCAGCCAAGCCTGAAGATGTTGCTGTTAAAGATCGCCCTGAAGCACTGGAAACAATCCGCAAGGTTCTAGCAGGTACCGCACCGCAGGCCATGCTTGATATGGTGGCACTGAACCTTGGGGCGGCAATATCCATTCTTGATGGTGTATCTTTGGAAGAGGGCATGGAAAAAGCCAAGGCCAAAGTCGCCAAGGGCGTGGATAAGGAATACTAG
- a CDS encoding indole-3-glycerol-phosphate synthase: MLDKFRKAKQAELDMLARMQSEGRKFTPYAGERASFAEAIRRDESGLKVIAEYKRASPSKGDINLGLSAADVAKMYAAGGASAISVLTEEEYFKGNLSYLDEIKPSGLPMLRKDFLTDLMQIEQTLATPASALLIIVRMFEDDGYLKEMIEQTHAAGLDAVVEAFDDVDLKRAKQAGARIIQINNRDLDTLGIDMNRSIEFIKLKEDGEIWICASGISEPEDCAEMNELGYDTVLIGTSIMSSPDPQAKLAALVAGGRS, encoded by the coding sequence ATGCTCGATAAATTCAGGAAAGCAAAACAGGCCGAGCTGGATATGCTGGCAAGGATGCAGTCCGAAGGGAGAAAGTTTACTCCATATGCGGGGGAACGTGCTTCTTTTGCTGAAGCTATTCGCCGCGATGAATCCGGGCTGAAGGTCATTGCCGAGTATAAGCGAGCTTCTCCGTCCAAGGGTGATATCAATCTTGGTCTGAGCGCAGCGGACGTTGCCAAGATGTATGCTGCCGGAGGTGCTTCGGCTATCTCCGTGCTTACCGAAGAGGAATACTTCAAGGGCAATCTCAGCTACCTCGATGAAATTAAACCCAGCGGATTGCCTATGCTGCGTAAGGATTTCCTTACCGATCTGATGCAGATTGAGCAGACCTTGGCTACTCCGGCTTCGGCGCTTTTGATCATCGTACGTATGTTTGAGGATGATGGTTATCTGAAAGAAATGATCGAGCAAACCCATGCTGCGGGGCTTGATGCAGTGGTTGAGGCTTTTGATGATGTTGATCTTAAGCGGGCCAAGCAGGCCGGAGCGCGGATCATCCAGATCAATAACCGCGATCTTGATACCCTCGGCATCGATATGAATCGTTCCATTGAATTCATCAAGCTTAAGGAAGATGGTGAAATCTGGATCTGTGCCAGCGGAATCAGTGAACCTGAAGATTGCGCAGAAATGAATGAATTGGGTTACGATACCGTGCTTATAGGCACCTCAATCATGTCCAGCCCGGATCCGCAGGCCAAGCTTGCCGCGCTGGTTGCTGGAGGCCGCTCATGA